The window CATCACCATCTCCATAAATTCCAAGGGCTTTTGTTTATGATCACACTGTTTTGATTTCAGATGTCCTCCTGGACGACATCCTGGTGTTCATTGTTGCCGTACGCCTACATCTCCGCCGACTCATGTAGTGTTGCATTAGGAATTTAGGATCGAGATTCACATGCCATTTTATTGTCGAATGTTATTAGGTCAGTAGAGATATATTGATCTGTTTGACAGTATGTATGACTAAGCATCCTTGTGCTGCCGGCCGGGTTCCATTTCATTATcagcattgcatgtatatatacagTAAGTAATCCAAAATTACTAGTTGCCCCTGCAGTTAGATAATGGCTgtggctaggtctcagtcgactgagacttaacaaAGTCTAAGTCAAGTGCCACAACATCtaggaaagaaaaaagaaatactaaaaagaaaattttgcacgaatCTCCATGTAAGATCCCACTAATATATAGCATCGACTTAACTTCAAGTCTCAGTTAATTGTATTTTGTCAGGCGCTCTGCTTCCCTGAACCTGAATAAACCTTTTCGTTCTCTGGAACTCATGAGTCTGAACATGTTTATTGACCGGATGATAAGATTGGATCCAACGGTGGATCCTAGTCCATTGTTTGACCATCACGATCGGACGGCACCTCCCGGCCAAAACATCTTATGATTAGGGTTTATTAGATCTGGATCGTCCTTATATATATGTATATCCGCCGTCTCATTGTTAATTCAATCGCATTGGCCGGCACGTGCATGCACCATGGAAGACCAGGGGGTTCAGACGAGGCCGCGCAAGAAGGCACGCAAGTCCAGGTCGCCGCCGACGGTGGGCTCCGGCGGACTGACCGCGTTTGCgctccgcctggccaagaagctcgcCGAGGGCGACGACACCAGGGGCAGCAACATCGCCTTCTCGCCCTTGTCCCTCTACACCACGCTCGGCTTGGTGGCCGCCGGAGCACGGGGTACAACTCTGGACGAGCTCCTCGCCCTGCTCGGTGCCTCCTCGTCCGACGAGGTCGCTGGCTTCGTGCGTGGCCTCACCGCAGCTGACACTGAGCCGTCCGGCTCCGGTGGGGGGCCGCTCATCAGCTACGCCTACGGCGTGTTCCACCAGAAAACTATGGAGCTCACGCCGGCCTACCTCCGCACCGCCGCCGAGTCCTACAAGGCTGAGATACGCGCCGTCGACTTCGCTCAGGTATCATATCAATCACGAaactattcttcttcttcttcttggcgcgcCGTCGATCGCTGCCGTTTGACTTTGACATTGCCATGTACCGATGTGCGTCGTTATAAGTGTTACAACGTGCGTGTGTGTACGTAGGAAGGCAGCAGGGAGAAAACGAGGAAGGAGATCAACGAGTGGGCGGCGGCGGAGACGGACAATCTCATCCCGGAGATCCTGCCGGAGGGGTCACTGTCCGACGGCTCGAGGCTCGTGCTCACCAACACCATCTACTTCAAGGGCGTGTGGGAGAGCCGCTTCCCCGAGGCCCTCACCGAGCACCGCACGTTCCACCGCCTGGGCGGCGCCAGCGCCGCCATCATCGTCCCCTTCATGACCTTTTATCCGGGACTGCACGGCCTCTTCGTCTCCTACCACAAGGACTTCGACGTGCTCAAGCTCCCCTACAAGACCGGCAGCGACGCCACGGCCCGGTACTCGATGTGCGTGTTCCTCCCGCACACGCGTGGCGGGCTGCGCGCCATGACCAGCGCTCTGGCAGCCCGCGGCTCCCTGCTCGACCACGTGCCGAAGCATACGATCAAGGTGACTAAGCTCCTGCTGCCCAAGTTCAAGCTCTCCTTCTTCTGCCGCCTCGCCGAGGTGCTCGAGAGCCTGGGACTCCGGCAGGCGTTCAGCGAGGAGGCCGATCTGTCCGGCCTGGTGGAGAGGAGCGTCTGCGACGTGCGCTTGGACGAGGTGTTCCATAAGGCGGTCGTTGAGGTGAACGAGGAGGGCACCAAGGCGGCGGCCTGCACCGCCGTCAGTGGCCGCAGGAAGCAGTGTGCAATGAGGGTGACTGCGAGGGAGTTCGTCGCCGACCACCCGTTCGCGTTTTATATAGTGGAGGAGGTGTCCGGGGCCGTGGTCTTTGCCGGCCATGTCCTTGACCCTTCTTCTAGCTCACAGTAGTAGTAATAAGGCAATTGGATTTCCTAGTTACAATTAGTACTAGCAAGTATGCTACAGGTTTCAAGTGAATAATAAATGAAACAATTCGACTATAAATAAATCTTCCGTTGCTATTTCACGCTTTGGTCC is drawn from Triticum dicoccoides isolate Atlit2015 ecotype Zavitan chromosome 6B, WEW_v2.0, whole genome shotgun sequence and contains these coding sequences:
- the LOC119322101 gene encoding serpin-Z2A-like, coding for MELTPAYLRTAAESYKAEIRAVDFAQEGSREKTRKEINEWAAAETDNLIPEILPEGSLSDGSRLVLTNTIYFKGVWESRFPEALTEHRTFHRLGGASAAIIVPFMTFYPGLHGLFVSYHKDFDVLKLPYKTGSDATARYSMCVFLPHTRGGLRAMTSALAARGSLLDHVPKHTIKVTKLLLPKFKLSFFCRLAEVLESLGLRQAFSEEADLSGLVERSVCDVRLDEVFHKAVVEVNEEGTKAAACTAVSGRRKQCAMRVTAREFVADHPFAFYIVEEVSGAVVFAGHVLDPSSSSQ